In Fragaria vesca subsp. vesca unplaced genomic scaffold, FraVesHawaii_1.0 scf0513160_u, whole genome shotgun sequence, a single window of DNA contains:
- the LOC101309507 gene encoding uncharacterized protein LOC101309507: protein MDPMGEEQIDYEEEEYGGAQKLQYQESGAIPALADEEPMVEDDEYDDLYNDVNVGEGFLQMHRPEPPLPPAGVGNGGLQAQKNNVPEQRVQGGASQEVKNPGFSVEGKYSSVPEQKDQPPVSVVPEMASQKGRVMEMTHDAQVRNMGFQGAATMQSNVVADSSDLTGKIANGPIPSMNSGSNGPPAVQQMPANQMNMKINVNRPMVNENQIRPPVENGSATLFVGELHWWTTDAELEGVLSQFGRIKEIKFFDERASGKSKGYCQVDFYDPAAASACKEGMDGYVFNGRACVVAFASSQTLKQMGDSYVNKSQGQVQTQPQGRRPMNDGAGRGGNMNFQGGDTGRNFGRGNNWGRGGQGVLNRGPGGGGPGRGRGAMGARNMVGNNAGVGTGANGGGYGQGLGGPGFGGPVGGMMNAPGMMGPGFDPTYMGRGGGYGGFPGPGFPGMLPQFPGVNAMGLAGVAPHVNPAFFGRGMATNGMGMMGSSGMEGHHAPMWNDPSMAGWTGEEQDRRTRESSYGGDDGGSEYGNYGEANHEKPVRSSAAPRERERESEREWTGTSERRHRDEREQDWDRSEREHREPRYKEEKDSYRDHRRRERDVAYEDDRDRGHSSSRPRSRSKAMPEDDHRSRSRDVDYGKRRRLPSE from the coding sequence ATGGATCCAATGGGCGAGGAGCAAATAGATTATGAGGAGGAGGAATATGGAGGTGCTCAGAAGCTCCAATATCAGGAAAGTGGAGCCATACCTGCGCTTGCAGATGAAGAACCGATGGTAGAAGATGACGAGTACGACGATCTCTACAATGATGTTAATGTTGGAGAAGGCTTCCTGCAGATGCACCGACCTGAGCCGCCACTCCCACCTGCTGGTGTTGGGAATGGAGGACTCCAAGCTCAGAAAAATAATGTTCCTGAACAAAGAGTTCAAGGTGGTGCTTCTCAGGAAGTGAAAAATCCGGGTTTTTCAGTTGAAGGAAAGTATTCTAGTGTTCCTGAACAGAAGGATCAGCCCCCAGTGTCTGTGGTGCCAGAAATGGCATCTCAAAAGGGGAGGGTTATGGAGATGACTCATGATGCTCAAGTGAGGAATATGGGGTTTCAAGGGGCAGCAACTATGCAGTCTAATGTTGTCGCTGATTCTTCAGATCTTACTGGAAAAATTGCAAATGGCCCTATTCCATCGATGAATTCTGGTAGTAATGGTCCTCCAGCTGTTCAACAGATGCCTGCTAATCAAATGAATATGAAGATAAATGTTAATCGTCCAATGGtaaatgaaaaccaaatccGTCCCCCAGTTGAGAATGGTTCGGCCACACTGTTTGTTGGAGAACTCCATTGGTGGACTACTGATGCTGAGCTGGAAGGTGTTTTGTCTCAGTTTGGGAGGATCAAGGAAATTAAGTTCTTTGATGAGAGAGCCAGTGGTAAATCCAAAGGTTATTGTCAGGTAGATTTTTATGACCCAGCAGCTGCCAGTGCATGCAAAGAGGGAATGGATGGTTATGTTTTCAATGGGAGAGCTTGTGTTGTGGCCTTTGCTTCTTCACAAACTCTAAAGCAGATGGGAGATTCTTATGTCAACAAATCCCAAGGCCAGGTTCAGACTCAGCCCCAAGGAAGAAGGCCTATGAATGATGGTGCTGGGAGAGGGGGAAATATGAATTTTCAAGGTGGAGACACAGGGAGAAATTTTGGAAGGGGTAATAATTGGGGACGAGGTGGACAGGGAGTACTCAACAGAGGTCCTGGTGGTGGAGGACCTGGGAGGGGAAGAGGGGCTATGGGTGCAAGGAACATGGTTGGAAACAATGCCGGGGTTGGAACTGGTGCTAATGGGGGAGGCTATGGACAGGGACTTGGAGGTCCTGGATTTGGTGGTCCTGTTGGAGGTATGATGAATGCACCGGGTATGATGGGTCCTGGGTTTGATCCAACATATATGGGCCGCGGAGGTGGTTACGGAGGTTTTCCTGGTCCTGGTTTTCCTGGAATGCTTCCTCAATTTCCTGGTGTTAATGCAATGGGACTTGCTGGGGTTGCTCCTCATGTAAACCCAGCTTTCTTTGGCAGGGGCATGGCAACGAATGGGATGGGGATGATGGGTTCATCTGGAATGGAGGGGCATCATGCCCCTATGTGGAATGATCCAAGCATGGCTGGGTGGACCGGAGAAGAACAGGATCGAAGAACTAGGGAATCGAGctatggtggtgatgatggtgGGTCTGAGTATGGAAACTATGGGGAGGCAAATCATGAGAAACCAGTTAGGTCAAGTGCTGCCCCTagggaaagagaaagggaaTCTGAGCGTGAGTGGACAGGAACCTCTGAGAGGAGGCATCGTGATGAAAGGGAACAAGACTGGGACAGGTCTGAGAGGGAGCATAGGGAGCCTAGgtacaaggaagaaaaagatagTTACCGAGACCATCGGCGGAGAGAGCGTGACGTGGCCTATGAGGATGACCGGGACAGAGGACACTCTTCTTCAAGACCTCGCAGCAGGTCCAAGGCAATGCCAGAAGATGATCATCGTTCTCGATCAAGGGATGTGGATTAtgggaagaggagaagattaCCATCCGAGTGA
- the LOC101311154 gene encoding peroxidase 1-like, whose protein sequence is MEICHRPIAAIILIFTLFANIILPSEARGQGLGNDLHVGFYSKTCPQVEDIVSDVVKRFQAQDPKLPPALLRLFFHDCFVKGCDASILLDATPSGQPVEKLSEANGKTLRGLEVIDEIKAELEKSCPRTVSCADIIAYAAREAVALAGLPRHDVPAGRRDSTTSRATDADVSLPTPTMPLQQIIGIFNQRNFSLEDIVVMSGAHSIGESQCNQVNRRIYTFAPNVPRDPALDPAYADELAQKCPAQVPPDQELNFKVNLDPVTPEVLDNQYYLNLQQKKGLFRSDQALATDPGTQEIVNQMAASNEAWTKRFIKNMIKMGRSQVLTRDEGEIRLNCREFNKEPDRIDNA, encoded by the exons ATGGAGATCTGTCATCGTCCAATTGCCGCAATTATCCTCATCTTCACCTTGTTCGCCAATATCATCCTTCCTTCCGAGGCCAGAGGACAAGGCCTAGGGAATGATTTACATGTTGGGTTTTATTCTAAAACTTGCCCCCAGGTTGAGGACATTGTCTCAGATGTTGTAAAACGTTTTCAGGCGCAAGATCCCAAGCTTCCTCCTGCACTCCTCCGCCTGTTTTTCCATGATTGTTTTGTCAAG GGTTGTGATGCTTCCATCTTGTTGGATGCCACACCATCTGGTCAGCCTGTAGAGAAATTATCTGAAGCCAATGGCAAAACACTGCGAGGTCTTGAGGTTATTGATGAGATCAAGGCCGAGCTCGAGAAGAGTTGCCCACGAACTGTATCCTGCGCTGACATAATAGCGTATGCGGCTAGGGAAGCCGTTGCACTTGCCGGCCTACCGCGTCACGATGTCCCCGCCGGTCGCCGTGACAGTACCACTTCACGTGCTACAGATGCCGATGTCAGCCTCCCTACACCTACAATGCCTCTGCAACAAATAATAGGAATATTCAACCAGAGAAATTTCTCACTAGAAGATATTGTTGTCATGTCTGGTGCACACTCTATTGGCGAGTCACAATGTAACCAAGTTAACCGTAGAATATACACGTTTGCCCCAAATGTGCCCAGAGACCCTGCCCTAGATCCAGCCTATGCTGATGAGCTAGCCCAAAAGTGCCCAGCACAGGTGCCTCCGGACCAAGAGTTAAATTTTAAGGTGAACCTTGATCCTGTAACACCAGAAGTGCTCGACAATCAGTACTATTTGAACCTGCAGCAAAAGAAAGGCTTGTTTCGATCGGATCAGGCACTGGCTACTGATCCCGGCACCCAAGAAATTGTGAACCAAATGGCTGCTAGCAATGAAGCTTGGACTAAAAGGTTTATCAAGAACATGATCAAGATGGGGAGATCACAAGTTCTCACCAGGGATGAGGGAGAGATAAGGTTAAACTGTCGGGAGTTTAACAAAGAGCCGGACAGGATCGACAATGCTTAA
- the LOC101311439 gene encoding peroxidase 5-like: MGRHRLIAGAILIFTLFTGVIFPSDAQGEGNGNGLTVGFYASSCPKVEDIVTEVVARLSKQDPTLPPALLRLFFHDCFVKGCDASVLLDETPSGQPVEKKSAGNGDTIRGLEVIDEIKTQVEKECPKTVSCADILAFAAREAVNLSGLPRHTVPAGRHDSRTSRASDADYYLPTPAMPLEKIIAMFAERNLTIEDMVVLLGAHSMGQAHCTQFTDRLYKFNKDTPRDPSLNAIYGNELAGKCPEAMSKEQASRTTVDLDPTTPRVLDIQYYVNLLQGRGLLQSDQVLSTDSRTGGIVNAMAASSDTWSTKFLRAIIKMGRSNVLTEDEGEIRTNCRNYLK, encoded by the exons ATGGGTCGACATCGTCTAATTGCCGGAGCTATCCTCATCTTCACCTTGTTCACCGGTGTCATCTTTCCCTCCGATGCTCAGGGAGAAGGCAATGGGAACGGCTTAACTGTCGGGTTTTATGCTTCAAGTTGCCCCAAGGTTGAAGACATTGTTACGGAGGTTGTAGCTCGATTATCGAAGCAAGATCCCACGCTCCCTCCTGCTCTCCTCCGCCTCTTTTTCCATGATTGCTTTGTCAAG GGTTGTGATGCCTCAGTCCTGTTAGACGAAACACCATCTGGTCAGCCTGTAGAGAAAAAATCAGCAGGCAATGGTGACACAATTAGAGGTCTTGAGGTCATTGATGAGATAAAGACTCAGGTCGAGAAAGAGTGCCCCAAAACTGTATCCTGCGCTGACATATTAGCATTTGCTGCTAGAGAAGCCGTTAATCTCTCCGGCCTACCCCGTCACACAGTCCCAGCCGGTCGCCATGACAGTAGGACTTCCCGTGCTTCTGATGCCGACTACTACCTTCCTACACCTGCAATGCCTCTAGAAAAGATTATTGCTATGTTCGCCGAAAGAAACCTGACAATAGAAGATATGGTTGTCTTGTTAGGCGCACATTCCATGGGTCAAGCACATTGCACCCAATTTACAGACAGACTATACAAATTTAACAAAGATACTCCCCGGGACCCTTCCCTGAACGCAATATATGGTAATGAGCTAGCCGGAAAATGCCCGGAAGCAATGTCTAAGGAGCAAGCATCACGTACCACGGTGGACTTGGATCCGACGACACCCCGTGTCCTCGACATTCAGTATTATGTGAACCTGTTGCAAGGGAGAGGCTTGCTTCAATCGGATCAAGTACTTTCTACAGATTCCCGCACCGGAGGCATTGTGAACGCAATGGCTGCTAGCTCTGATACTTGGAGTACAAAATTTCTCAGGGCCATAATCAAGATGGGGAGATCAAATGTTCTCACCGAAGATGAAGGAGAGATTAGAACAAATTGCCGGAACTATCTCAAATAA
- the LOC101310083 gene encoding probable pectate lyase 5-like: MAMPLSLLSLLSLLLFPSLISSSPFPNPDSVIQEVHRSINASRRSLGYLSCGSGNPIDDCWRCDPKWEQNRQRLADCAIGFGKHAIGGRDGKIYVVTDAGDHPVNPKPGTLRYGVIQDEPLWIIFKGDMTIKLKEELMMNSFKTIDGRGANVHIAGGPCITIQYVTNIIIHGLNIHDCKQGGNAYVRDSPGHYGWRTLSDGDGVSIFGGSHVWVDHCSLSNCRDGLIDAIHGSTAITISNNYMTHHNKVMLLGHSDSYTQDKNMQVTIAFNHFGEGLVQRMPRCRHGNFHVVNNDYTHWEMYAIGGSASPTINSQGNRFLAPNDRFNKEVTKHEDAPQKDWSKWNWRSSGDLMLNGAFFTASGAGASSSYAKASSLGARPSSLVSSITAGAGSLKCKKGSRC; this comes from the exons ATGGCAATGccactctctcttctctccctcctctctctcctcctcttcccaTCTCTCATTTCGTCCTCCCCGTTCCCAAACCCCGATTCCGTAATCCAAGAAGTACACAG GAGCATTAATGCTTCAAGGAGGAGTTTGGGTTATCTTTCTTGCGGAAGCGGAAACCCCATCGACGATTGCTGGAGGTGCGACCCCAAATGGGAGCAGAACCGCCAGCGACTCGCCGACTGCGCAATCGGGTTCGGAAAGCACGCCATTGGCGGCAGAGACGGCAAAATCTACGTCGTCACCGACGCCGGCGACCACCCTGTCAACCCAAAACCCGGGACTCTCCGTTACGGCGTCATCCAAGACGAGCCTTTATGGATCATATTCAAAGGTGACATGACCATAAAGCTGAAGGAGGAGCTGATGATGAACTCGTTCAAGACCATCGACGGCAGAGGAGCCAATGTACACATCGCCGGCGGGCCTTGCATTACTATTCAGTACGTGACGAATATCATCATCCATGGTTTGAACATCCACGACTGCAAGCAAGGCGGGAATGCTTATGTTAGAGACTCTCCGGGGCATTATGGGTGGAGGACTTTGTCTGACGGAGACGGGGTTTCGATTTTCGGGGGAAGCCATGTTTGGGTGGATCATTGCTCTCTTTCAAACTGCCGTGATGGACTGATTGATGCTATTCATGGATCCACGGCTATTACGATTTCGAACAATTATATGACGCACCATAACAAGGTCATGTTGTTGGGTCACAGTGATAGTTACACGCAGGACAAGAACATGCAGGTCACCATTGCGTTCAATCACTTTGGAGAAGGCCTTGTTCAGAGGATGCCAAG GTGTAGGCATGGAAATTTTCATGTGGTGAACAATGACTATACACATTGGGAAATGTATGCAATTGGGGGTAGTGCTTCTCCAACAATCAACAGCCAAGGGAATAGGTTTCTTGCACCTAATGATAGATTCAACAAAGAG GTGACTAAACATGAGGATGCACCACAGAAAGACTGGAGCAAATGGAACTGGAGGTCTTCAGGGGACTTAATGCTGAATGGTGCATTTTTCACAGCGTCCGGTGCCGGAGCTTCTTCCAGCTACGCCAAGGCGTCGAGTTTGGGTGCAAGGCCATCTTCCCTAGTGAGCTCAATCACAGCTGGTGCTGGTTCACTCAAATGTAAGAAAGGCTCGCGTTGCtga